TCGCGCACCGTCGCGCCCCGGGACAGGTCGTTGACCGGCTTGCGCAGGCCCTGCATCACCGGGCCCACCGCGACCGCGCCCGCCGAGCGCTGCACCGCCTTGTAGGTGTTGTTGCCCGTGTTCAGGTCCGGGAAGATCAGCACGGTGGCCCGGCCCGCCACGTCGCTGCCGGGCAGCTTGGTCGCGGCCACGCTCGGGTCGACGGCGGCGTCGTACTGGATCGGGCCCTCGACGGGCAGGTCCGGCCGCCGCTCCCGGACCAGCTTGGTGGCCAGCGCGACCTTGTCCACCTCGGCGCCCTGCCCCGAACCGCCGGTGGCGTAGGACAGCATCGCCACCCGGGGCTCGACGCCGAACCGGGCCGCCGTCTCGGCCGAGGAGACCGCGATGTCGGCCAGCTGCTCCGGGGTCGGGTCCGGGTTGATCGCGCAGTCGCCGTACACCAGCACGTGGTCGGCCAGGCACATGAAGAACACGCTGGACGCGACGGAGACGCCCGGCCGGGTCTTGATGATCTCGAAGGCGGGCCGGATCGTGTCGGCGGTCGGGTGCACCGCGCCGGACACCATCGCGTCCGCGCGCCCGGTGTGCACCATCATGGTGCCGAAGTAGTTGACGTTGGTCATCAGGTCGTACGCGATGTCGCGGGTCATGCCCTTGTGCGCGCGCATACGGGCGTACTCCCCGGCGAACTCCGACCGCCAGCGCGAGTCGGCCGGGTTGACCAGCCGCGCGTCGCCCAGGTCCAGGCCCAGCTCGCGGGCCCGCTGCTCGATCTCGTCCACCGGGCCGAGCAGGGTCAGGTCGCACACGCCACGGCGGCTGAGCGCCTCGGCGGCGCGCAGGATGCGCTCCTCGGCGCCCTCCGGCAGCACCACGTGGCGGCGGTCGGCGCGGGCCCGCTCGATCAGCTCGTACTCGAACATCAGCGGGGTGACCCGGTCCGGCCGGGTCAGGTCCAGCCGGCCGGCCAGCTCCACCGAGTCCACGTGCGACTCGAACAGGCCCAGGGCCGCGTCCACCTTGCGCTGGTTGTCGCCGCGCAGGCGGCCCTCCAGGCCGGTCAGCGCGGCCACCGTGTCGTAGCTGTCCGCGGGCACCGTGAAGATCGGCAGCTCCACCCGGAAGCGGCTCACCAGCGCGACCACCCGCGGATCGGGCTCCACGCCCAGGGTCAGCAGCAGCCCGGACACCGCCGCCTGGCCGCCCAGGTGCGCGGCGAACGTGGACACGATCAGGTCCGCCCGG
The Catellatospora sp. IY07-71 DNA segment above includes these coding regions:
- the pta gene encoding phosphate acetyltransferase, whose translation is MTVALGVYVTGVEAGGGKSAVALGLAELLSRRVRRLGVFRPLSRDGDDDPVLALLGSRYGTLGAAGPSYQHASELLGAHRIDDLVGEMLEHYHTLERGCDAVIIVGTDFGRTLGEGHDEPALPEELQLNLRLAGELGASVLPVVNGHRRDAGDIADAVRAAYYACDDLPVLAVIANRVAPGADTRLPALPVPVYAIPQLPAIAAPTVAEVAHALHATPVHGATPGALARDVVSAVVGAASVPTFLEHLRDNCLVVTPGDRADLIVSTFAAHLGGQAAVSGLLLTLGVEPDPRVVALVSRFRVELPIFTVPADSYDTVAALTGLEGRLRGDNQRKVDAALGLFESHVDSVELAGRLDLTRPDRVTPLMFEYELIERARADRRHVVLPEGAEERILRAAEALSRRGVCDLTLLGPVDEIEQRARELGLDLGDARLVNPADSRWRSEFAGEYARMRAHKGMTRDIAYDLMTNVNYFGTMMVHTGRADAMVSGAVHPTADTIRPAFEIIKTRPGVSVASSVFFMCLADHVLVYGDCAINPDPTPEQLADIAVSSAETAARFGVEPRVAMLSYATGGSGQGAEVDKVALATKLVRERRPDLPVEGPIQYDAAVDPSVAATKLPGSDVAGRATVLIFPDLNTGNNTYKAVQRSAGAVAVGPVMQGLRKPVNDLSRGATVRDIISTVAITAIQSQVTS